A region from the Dehalococcoides mccartyi CG5 genome encodes:
- a CDS encoding HlyC/CorC family transporter produces MSTETWYLILFVLCVVFSAFFASSETAFISLQRFRLQNMVQSKVKGADKVSKLMERPEKFLSTVLLGNNFVNTAASALGTVLAVSVWGNETGVLIATAGVTIILLVFGETTPKTLATQHSEKIALSVAPVVEIISKIFAPVVALLGWISSGFTKLFGGPSLKSSLVAEDDIRAMITVGHKEGTVEEDKAELLHKVFEFSDRPVREVIVPRPEVESVEKGSTLKDFLDLYAESPMSRFPVYEENMDNVLGILSIKDVLMALAKGTHTPQDSVDDLMRPAYFAPETKPIGKLFNEMREKNFRMCVVIDEYGGTAGIVSLSRLMEEIVGPVGDELADAEKDYESINEYTFQVDGSMRIEEANVEMDLDLPEGDYETIAGLILDRLGYIPKQGQQIKLQNLKVVITRMKGMKIDEVLITKEKRAASKN; encoded by the coding sequence CTTCGTTCTGTGTGTTGTTTTTTCCGCCTTTTTTGCCAGCTCTGAAACTGCTTTTATCTCACTGCAGCGTTTCCGCCTGCAAAACATGGTTCAAAGCAAGGTAAAAGGAGCTGACAAAGTCTCCAAATTAATGGAAAGGCCTGAAAAATTTCTTTCTACCGTATTGCTGGGCAACAATTTTGTAAATACGGCCGCTTCCGCTCTGGGTACTGTTCTGGCGGTTTCGGTATGGGGCAATGAAACAGGCGTTCTTATTGCCACTGCCGGGGTTACTATAATATTGCTGGTTTTCGGCGAAACTACACCCAAAACTTTGGCTACCCAGCATTCTGAAAAAATAGCCCTTTCGGTAGCCCCTGTTGTAGAAATAATTTCTAAAATATTTGCACCTGTGGTGGCTTTGCTCGGCTGGATATCCTCTGGTTTTACCAAGTTGTTCGGCGGCCCTTCGCTCAAGAGTTCTCTGGTGGCCGAAGACGATATCCGGGCCATGATAACCGTAGGCCATAAAGAGGGCACGGTTGAAGAAGATAAGGCCGAGCTTCTGCATAAAGTATTTGAGTTTTCTGACCGGCCGGTACGGGAAGTGATAGTTCCCAGACCGGAAGTGGAGAGCGTGGAAAAAGGCTCGACCCTGAAAGATTTTCTGGATTTATATGCCGAGTCTCCCATGTCACGTTTCCCTGTATACGAAGAAAATATGGATAATGTACTGGGCATATTATCCATTAAAGATGTGCTGATGGCACTGGCCAAGGGTACTCATACCCCGCAGGATTCGGTTGACGATTTGATGCGGCCGGCCTATTTTGCCCCTGAAACCAAGCCAATCGGCAAGCTTTTTAATGAGATGCGGGAAAAGAACTTCCGCATGTGTGTAGTTATAGATGAATACGGCGGCACAGCTGGTATTGTAAGTCTTTCCCGCCTGATGGAAGAGATAGTCGGACCGGTAGGTGATGAGCTGGCGGATGCTGAAAAAGATTACGAGTCTATTAATGAGTACACCTTTCAGGTAGACGGTAGTATGCGGATAGAAGAAGCTAATGTTGAAATGGATTTGGACTTACCCGAAGGTGATTATGAGACTATTGCCGGATTGATACTGGATCGTTTGGGATATATACCCAAGCAGGGTCAGCAAATAAAACTGCAGAATCTCAAAGTGGTGATTACCCGTATGAAGGGTATGAAGATTGATGAAGTCCTGATAACAAAGGAAAAACGTGCAGCGTCTAAGAATTAA
- a CDS encoding TIGR03936 family radical SAM-associated protein gives MQRLRIKYQRGENLKFISHLDIIRLWQRTFYRAGVEPAYSEGFNPHPRMALASPLPVGYTSRAEFMDLYTSGALSPHYFEDLINRQLPEGIKILQSCVVPLEQDSLQALVRQAEYVVTVRTSMSLSECRQVVDDFMAKDSLVWQLQRQDKVKEYDLRAQVAELEVLALADDMLCLRMLLQCDSKGAGRPEQITKALGISEFPLSVERIRLVLEA, from the coding sequence GTGCAGCGTCTAAGAATTAAATACCAAAGGGGAGAAAACCTGAAGTTTATTTCTCACCTTGACATAATACGCCTGTGGCAAAGGACCTTTTACCGGGCCGGAGTAGAACCCGCCTATTCAGAAGGGTTTAACCCTCACCCGCGCATGGCTTTGGCATCACCCTTGCCGGTGGGGTATACCAGCCGGGCTGAATTTATGGATTTGTATACTTCTGGCGCTCTCAGTCCCCATTATTTTGAAGATTTGATAAACCGCCAGCTGCCGGAGGGCATCAAGATACTCCAAAGCTGTGTTGTACCCCTTGAACAGGATTCACTTCAGGCACTGGTGCGTCAGGCCGAGTACGTTGTAACGGTGCGGACTTCAATGTCCCTTTCGGAGTGCCGGCAGGTGGTAGATGACTTTATGGCCAAAGACAGCCTTGTCTGGCAGTTGCAGCGTCAGGACAAGGTTAAAGAATATGATTTGCGTGCTCAGGTAGCTGAACTGGAAGTGCTGGCTCTGGCTGATGATATGCTCTGCCTGCGGATGCTTCTCCAGTGCGACAGCAAAGGGGCAGGCCGCCCTGAACAGATAACCAAAGCTTTGGGTATTTCCGAATTTCCCCTGTCAGTGGAGCGTATACGGCTTGTTCTGGAGGCCTGA